The Neurospora crassa OR74A linkage group I, whole genome shotgun sequence genome segment TCCAAAGAATGGAGCCTTCTTTACCAGGCAATCCCCGTTCAAGTCAAGTCGGAATTCCATGGCTCCATCGTCGAGTAAAGGTCCGTGCGAGGACAGGTACAGGCCAAGTACCTTGGCCTTATGCTGGCACGTGCGTGAACCAGGTACCTAATACCCTACCGCTCCCACCTTTTCGAGCAACTCGCACCTTTCCTCTCTCGGACATGGAAACTTCTTTCTTGAAGCCCCAAGCAACTAAACCAACCTCCTTCGACCTTGCAGTGCAGTGTATGCAAgtgcagaagaagaacagaTCAAATTCAGTTTGAAGGAATCCACAGATACGACCGTTGACTGTCAGTACTAATCGCTTTCCTcgctccctccctcttccctccttccttgTCATCTCATTCCCTTttgttttgtctttttttttcaaccGTGGCCCGTAGCGCCTGTGCTGTGGTGAAAGTGGACGGTGGCACCAGGTTTCGCTATCCTCTTTTCAATCACTCCGCAGTCGCCCAAGCCCTTTCCAGGCAAGATTGTCAAGCTGCAACCGACTGACTGACATCTGCTCCGCTTCCTCAACAGGGGCAGAAGGAAACCCAAAACCACCCAAAACGTGCAATTACACTGCAATTTGACAGGTACGGTACCTGCCTACATACACACGCAGCAACAATCtgccttctctttttcagccgctttccacttcctcgGTTTGAGAGCTTCCACTTAGTTCTCCCTGAGGTGCCTCACCTTCCACTCCGATATCCACGCCCCATCCACATCACAAGTCCGTCCTGTTTCTTTAATCCCCGGCCGGCTCCAGTCCAGCCCAGGCAGTCGCACATCCGCCCGTCCCTTCCCACCGAGCCTTATACCGAATACCCACGGTCAATCAAGTACCCTCCAACAGCTGGAGTAACACCTCACTACTGCACAAAGCTTCCAGCTCGGTCAGGGTGCCCAGCCTCGAGCTTCACCATTGGATCCCAGGCCAAGACTCACTTCAACTAGCCTACTGTGTGTCTCGCACTGTCGCTCACCCACCTCTTTCCCACTGCAGGTTGATTATCAGCGGAGGCCCTTGTCTGCCCGCCTACCCACCAATCAGTCACCCCCCAGTGCACACACGCCCCGCCGTACGgattacatacatacatactctacatacctctacttttACATACCTGGACCGTCCACCCCCagcaacctacctacccccccAGGCTCAAGAGAAAAGAGTCAAACAAAgcaaataaaaattaaaaacgTGATTCCTCGCTTCCTTCCGCCGTCGGCACACACAGACTCGATACAGTGCAGCGCCCAACCAGGTTTCCGCGACAAAAGGCAGCCTCTCCGCACACTCCAGATCAAGCCTAGGCCATCGGCACAACGCTCAAAACAGCATCTCCACCAATTCTACCTTTTTCAGCATCTTCGTGGTACCTGGAACCTCACATCCCAAAATGGCCGACATCACCGATCAGCACGAACAGACCTCGCCCACCGAGCTGGACGACGCGCATGCCGTGGGCAATGGcaatgtcaacaacaacgaaccCCGCGGTGTCAAGCGCGCCCGCCCGGCCACggccgatgacgatgatgatgacgatgacaaGGGCGGCCGCGAGCGCCGCAAAATCGAAATCAAGTTCATCAGCGACAAGTCGCGTCGCCACATTACCTTTTCCAAGCGCAAGGCTGGTATCATGAAGAAGGTACGTTTCAGGCTCAGAAAAACAAGCTGTCATGACGACGACAAATCTGGACATGCGTGCTGGCGCCGGTGGTCCATTGTCCGTGTATTCTGTGTGCCCCAAGCAACATGTCACTAACCTTGTTCTTGCTGCTTTAGGCCTACGAGCTTTCCGTATTGACAGGAACCCAAGTACTGCTACTCGTTGTTTCCGAAACTGGCCTGGTCTACACCTTCACAACTCCCAAGTTGCAGCCTCTCGTAACCAAGGCCGAGGGAAAGAACTTGATTCAGGTATGGGCTAAATGGCGCCTTGGTTTGCATTGAACTTTTCTAACCTCTTCTCTCTAGGCATGCCTAAACGCCCCCGAGCCCGCGTCTGCCGAGAATGGCGTGGACGACTCTAATGCGGTTGACTCGCCCGAAGAGCCCTCGAGCGCCCACCTGCCTCCCCAGCAAGGCCGACCTGGCATGCCGCCCCAAGGACACATGCCTCCCAACTACATGCCCGCTGTCGGCGCAATGGATGCCCAGCAAGCGCAAGCATTGGCGTATACAAACTAcgtacaacaacaaagaggTGGCCAATACATGCCTCAGCCTGGTCTGCAGCAGCATGCCGGTCATCAGGCATAATTATATTCAGGGCGGCTCTTTTCATGACTTCAGCTTGCGCGATAATACCCAGCATTAATGCATTCATGAAGTGTCATTTCCCCGATTCGACATCGTTAGGGTGCCCCTCGTCGTTGCGTACGAGGGTTATGCCAGCTTGGCGTTCGGTTGGGGTGTTTGATACTGTTTCtcatctctttttttttttttttttttacaacTTCTTGACGGTCCTTCCCCCCTTGTTTCAGGTTCCACGGAATTCATCTCATACCCTCTTATATCCCAACTCTGCCGTCCGTGGGTGGCAGGGTTAATCGGTTAAACTACTTGATTTGTTGTGTTGGGGGCAGCAACGGTCGATTTGCCCTGGGCATCAGTGAGCATCTGGGCCTGTGAAGGGCAGTACATGCGAGCATTCGCAACGGGGCGGGGATCGGTAACGGTGTGATGTATAAATGGCAATGTCACGGGGTAAATGGGAGGCTTATTTGCGTATGAGACGGTGGCGTCGGCTTGGTGGTAAACTTGGCGGCTCGCATTTTCTGCGTTTCCTGGCCAGGAGCGGTTCTCGACGTTTGCTTTGGTAAAACAAGGTTCATGTCAGGAGGGCGTGGCACGAAGTTACGACCCATGAAGGCTCTACGTTTACGAATCGGACTGCGTCAACGAACTTGTTCAGTTTTGTTCTAGTCCTTGGCTCTGCCATGGAACGAGTATGGCGTGGCTTTAGTATGACAAGAAACTGTCTGCTTCCGCCGCTTCAACCTCATTTTTTGCTGTTCTGCACCCCGTTCGATTCGGCTCCTAGTGTTTTGTGGCGACTCTTGGCTACGTTTGCCAGGCTccaagagaagagagaagggGTAGTTTTCTCCCTTGTGCCTTCATCCTTTGAACCTGTATCCTGTGTCTGGTGGGTGACAGTATGGGTGAGAGGGCAAGGCCACATATGGGGGAGGGTTGATTTCGCGGGGCAAAAAACAGCGCAGGAAAGGTTTAACCGTCCATTTACTTGTATGATATAGCGAACGTTCCCCATTTCAAAAGCCACAATATCTTTTCTTGTCAAATGAAGAAAGACCACCTCCCAGCCTGCGTGATCTAATCCATTCCCGGACAGACCATCAGCATATCATCCGAAGTCTGACTAAGAAAAAAACGGATGGATTTGTCCAAGACAGGGAAGGCTCGGTGATCAGACCACCAAGCTTTACCCGTTTCCGAGAgtgtctacactacactatacACACACTACCCAGCATAGTACCCAGAACCGTTTGATTTCCACCTCGAAATACCAAAGGAGGAAAGGTTGAAGCGGGAGTGCGGGAAATCTTGGTTGGATCGTGGATCACTCAGtgcaggaaaaaaaaaaaaaaaattcagCCCTACCCGCATTCGCATTACCGTTGCCGCAatgcaggcaggcaggcaggaaggatggaaggaatggaagtGTCGGCCTTTGGGTTTCTACCAATCCTTTCGGAAGTTTCTTTTTCCGGATCAAATCTGAATCTCACTTGTGCTAAGGGTTTTCTCGATCGGTTCCTACGTCTCTAGGAAATGAAGAGAAAGTAAGGTAAAAAGAAAGATAGTACACCAGTTTGTTGAATTCCACATCCGTTGTATTTTTTTCATGTTCTCCTATGAATTTCAGTTCGACAGCAATTTCTGGCTTGTCGAAGCTTCGTTTCTGCTAGGCCTTCTTGCCGCACGTTCCGTTCAAGTTCTTTCTTGGCTTTGCGGTTCGTCAatcgatcgatcgatcgatATTCTTTTACTTTCTTCTTTGGGAAATATCTtattttggggggggggaggaggagggggaggagggggaaggaaCTTTTGTTTTcgcctccccccccccttagCCCCACTCACACGCATTTGACCAAATATCGAGGATCAGGAAATGGATATTCAGCTGAGTAGGACGAAACCGAAACAAGgaacaaaaaaaataagaagggtGCACATCATCAATAACTGCACATCATCAGAGACAtgacaaagaaaagaaaaagaaaaaaaaaacatggaTGTTGGTCTAGTTGTATCGACGTACGGTAGGTACTCGATCATGCTCAATGgccgaacgaacgaacgaatgaatgaatgaatgaacaAATGAATATGAATGAATGAACGAATGAATATGAATGAATGAACGAATGAATATGAATGAATGAACGAATGAATATGAATGAatgaacgaacgaacgaacgaatgAAGGTTGAGTGTCGCATATCAAGTGTCGAGTGTCGAGTATCTGGGGTGCCAACATAAACGCACCATATACTTGACCAACAGTAATTTAGTGTAGCAGGAAGGAGCAGTAGCAGGAAGGAGCAGTGGTGtgctgttttcttttcttccctgcTTGCTTGATTTTCTGCTTCTATGCTTCCCTACTTCCATGCTTTCTTGCTTCCTTGCTTCTTAGCAGATTGACAGATTAATACGCGTAGGTAGCTTGCGGTTGGTGGTCACAGGAACACAGCGAGGGAGGGAGGCGCATGCGATTCATATGTTTTGACATGCTGGCAGGAGCAGCATTGGTCAGGAATTCCAAAGGCAGATAGAAACCCAGGCAGTCAGATGCACAGACACGCAGATGCGCACATAGGTATGTATAAGAAAGCAAGCATGGTAAATAAAGGTACATACATGAGCGGGCGGGCAGATACCTCGATGTGCAAGATTGTTTACTGCATTGTGATGGAGAGAGTTGTTGGTGTGGAGTGGTTGCGGAAGAGGTAAAGCAGGAAATAGGAAACGGGACGACAGAGAAGGctaaaagagaagaagagaaaaaagaatcaTCTTGCCTCTCTCACTCTACCTTGTGACACTCACATTAAGTTAGAGACTTTATCCTAGTTGACCCTCAAGCGGCATTGCCAGGTTGTATCGCCGCTCGTCTTTTCTCCCCAGAATCTGTTGTTCAGTTCACTCAGCAGACAGCCCCGTTTCGAGGAGGCGAGCGGGATAATTGTGTTGAGGTTTGTTTGCCGTGGTGGACATTCAGGGGTTACGATTTCGAAATCGGTTTTAAGGTCCTTCGCGGGCCGACCCGGGTTGAAGACATTGCCAGGTGGGGGATTTGAAGATGAAATTGAGGAGGCTGGAGTGGATGAATACATTCATGATAGCATGAAGACATCGTACTGTAGTTTCACAAAGACAAATATAGATGGTGGTTGAGTTCCCTTCTattttccccctcttcatcttcccaTTAGCAGTTCCGGTAACGGAACTGAAATGGAGCGAGGTCTAGTGCTAAAGAAGTAGTAGACTAGGTAACTAGCTAGATCTACATACATAAATCAACCGATTTTTTTGCAACTTGCCCGCGAGTTGCTTTTCTGTCTCTGTGACTCTCTCTATTGCTCCGTGGTTGCGAGGTAAGGACTGATTGACCCTTCATGGGTACCTACTTGTTGAGTAAGCTGTGTTTTCAAAAGAGTGTGGTGTTTGTTTCCAAAAGCTTCATGGCGTCCTTCATACCTGAATTTCCGTTTCTTGACGATGTCCTTCCAAGGAAGATCTGTAAGTCCTGTCGAGGTCTACTCCCTCGTCCAGCGAGGAGTGTCCCCTCCGAATAGAGCCAAGTTATAACTCAGCCTTGCGGGTCTTGGCTGGGCTCGTCTGTGGACATAGGCTTCTCATCTGGCACAAGCTCCGTGAGGCGCTTACTCCAATCAGGCATGGGAGCAGCCGCTACATGCGTTTGTCGGATGCTGTCAAATAGGCTGTTAATTATCGTGctatcgtcctcctcttcgcacAACGGCTTGTACACCTCCCTCTCTGgatccttttcttcttgatCATTTATATGGGCTGCTTCCAGGCCTGGCATGTCCTCCAGCTTGAACTGGGATCTTTCGCATTCGTAAACCTGATGAGCAATCTTCAAGAGCAGCCGCACATACTGCTTTTTGATATCACCTTCGGTTCGCTCCTGGGGCGTTGTGACAAGTTAGATTTGCTATCTTACTTCAACGAAAGAAGGATAATGATTGAACAGACATGTGCTACTCACCTCTGGAGGTATGGCTCTGGTGGGCCAACGCTGCTTGCCGTCATCACTTGACGAGTCCGAATCGTTTTCGCCTGACTCGTCCGGAAATTTATCCTTCCATGAGATGCTCGGGAGATCAGCGACTGTCCACTGCGAGTTACTTGACCAAGTGGGATGCTTGATGCCAATACACACTAGGTAACGTCAAACAAGAATTGTTAGCGtctctcctttctctccttgaaTCCGGCTAGGTGATTATTACAGTTCTCAGTAGCATCGTAAAGCCTGTTACACAACATCAAAAGCTCCCTTTTCTTGTCCATCCTGCACTGGTTTTCGTACCGTTCGCCGGCCATCCAAGGACTGTATGTCGTAGCCCAGTCCTGAAATCTTTCTGACAAGCGTTCACACTCTTTCCATTCGTATTTCCACTTATGGTTTCCCATGTCGGTACTGTCGGAGGGCTTGAGCTCGAAGAAGGAGTCGAAAAGCAAGAATCGATTGCTAATTTCCTTGTAGAGCTCCTGAAGATCTGTTCTCAAATTGTCCGACATCTTGGATGCTGGTTTGACAATGGTTGCTACTTCGAAAGGTTTGAATTTGTCAGTCCAGGAGTGCCGTGCTAAAGTCCTTGGTGCTGCCAGCCCATTTTCTATTCtgtcggtgatgatggcAACATTTTATACTCGAATGTCTTAATTGTCCACTAGTATCTCTGTTAAGCTTTCCATACACCCAGAGAAGAGATATGACCAACCAAGCGCTGTTCACCATCATTGCTCCCAACATCTGCCCTCAATCAGGTTGGATCTTGCAGTATCATGGGCATATTGTACAAGCCTCCTTGTGACGATGGACAAGGTGGAAAAAGAGAATTCTCTGCTAATGTCAGCGCTGTTGAGAGATTCCTGGGTTTGGAGTTGGATCAAAATTTCCAACAGACACTCATCTTCCTTTCACTTGTCACCAACATGACCCATCGTGAAAGCGGGTTCCAGCTGCGAATTTGGTGCACCTAAGTAGAAAAAATGTGTCAGTTTTGAGTTGCCAACGAGTAGTTTTCTGCCACCCACATCACATGCATCTCCCAGAGCAATTCCCCAAGAGAAGTATGCTCCCAACCAGCTGGACACTGAATAGATATCTTTCAACAAGATCAACTCAGATATCAATTTTACTCGTAACGAATGGACTAGCATTACCTGCAATGATTTTCCTTCTCTCAGTGATGGTAACCAGGTGCAAGATCGGTTAGTCTCCCCAAAACCTCAAAGTATTCGACTTCAAAGCCGTGCGCCGTT includes the following:
- a CDS encoding MADS box protein encodes the protein MADITDQHEQTSPTELDDAHAVGNGNVNNNEPRGVKRARPATADDDDDDDDKGGRERRKIEIKFISDKSRRHITFSKRKAGIMKKAYELSVLTGTQVLLLVVSETGLVYTFTTPKLQPLVTKAEGKNLIQACLNAPEPASAENGVDDSNAVDSPEEPSSAHLPPQQGRPGMPPQGHMPPNYMPAVGAMDAQQAQALAYTNYVQQQRGGQYMPQPGLQQHAGHQA